aaaatagtttttggtGGGTCAGAGATCTTGTTTTCGCGTCGAATACACTAAGCGGTTCTTCTTATCGGGATATACTAAGTTTATTTGATGCTCTCATTTTTACTATTGTTCTCCAAATTTGTAGTATTTTCCTTTTGCTTAGTTGTCTGgcttaaaaattcctttttccccttgttATTGTGGGATTAGCAAGCCAAGGATGCGTGTGGCAGGGATTCCTCAGCCCCagaatataaaagtaaaaagaagtTTTGAGATAATTTGTCATGCCATGTTGGCGCCGAGGAAGCATATGCAGAGAAAGAAAGTGGAAGTTTATAAAGATGCTGCTGATGCTGCTAACCAGAGAAATTGGAGAAAATTGATGGCGGAAATAGAAGAATTAGGCTCAGCTGTGCCTGTCCTTAAGACCCGAAGGGCTAAAGAAGATGCACTGCCTAGAGATCTTGTTCTTGGGACGCTTGTAAGATTTAAGCAACTAAAGAAATGGGACATTGTTAGCGAGGTATTGTTCTTTAATCTGCATTTCGCGAGACAAGTTGGCACTTGGTCTTTTGTTATTTTTAACTGATCTGAAACTATTCAGTTACCATAACTCCCTAGATATATTACAAGGTTCAATGCAGGCAGTGTGGTTGTGTACCTTTTTTATGATATATCCGTGTTCACTTGAAGGAATTCACAGGGAGAAAGGAAGTAGTTTAAGTGAGGGGAAACTGAAAGAAAAGAACAATGCTATCTTCTTTCCACTCATTTTCTCCAATCTTGTTTATttcatttcttttccttttccttcctttTATTTCCAACCAAGTAAATGCAACATAAAGTGACTACATATACTTTTACGCCTTTACTCTGAATCACACCTGTGTAAACTTCTGAATCTTTCTTTGTGACATTTTCAGATTCTTGAATGGCTTAGAACTCAACACTGGTGGGATATTAGCGTGATGGATCTTTTAATGCTTATAACAGCTTATGGTAAGCTTGGAGATTTTAACAGGGCTGAGAGAGTATTGAGGTACATGAACAAAAAAGGTTATTCTCCTAGTGTGATTTCACATACTGCTTTGATGGAAGCATATGGGAGATCTCATCAGTACCGGAAAGCTGAATCAATATTTCGTAGGATGCAGTTGTCAGGGCCAGATCCTTCACCAATAACTTATCAGATAATTCTTAAAACTTTTGTTGAGGTGAATACTTTCAATTCAAATGGTTTTTAAAGTTCAATTTTTATGCAAGTTGTAGACATTTACCAAGGTCATCTCGGTAGAAATTCTCACTAATTTGAGTCATCCAAAACATGTTTGCCAATGCAAAATATAggaataaacttctcttttaagaATTTGCCCTCATTCCACCTTGACAATCGTCACAACCACtccaattcatctaatttttagTGACAACTATAATTAGGAGCCCATTTTGATACCGCAGTAGCTCCCAGAATGGATCTAATACATCAAATTGTCTTTTCTTGACTTTATCAGTTATGCCCTTTGTTAAGAATCCTTACGTTATCTTTGTAACCTGCTTGCATATGACAAAAAATTTGTCCTGAATGATGAACACTATTTTAGTGTTGCAGAAAAGCAAGCTCACTGCACTGTTTAGCTATAGGTTCCAAGGGAAACAAAAAATATCCTTGTGACTTTAACGTGCAAATAACACTTAATGAACAATTCCCAACAACAAATATGGGAACACTTCAACACAACCTACAATTTCATAACTAACTAAATGCATTTCAGTGGGTAAAATATCTACTTGCCTTGTAACTTTCCATGCTCAATACTTTTGACATATGAAATTTGGTTGACATATGCAATTCAATGATGACAGGGTGACATGTTTAAGGAAGCTGAAGCAGTTTTTGAAAGCCTTTTGAAGGAAGAAAGATCTTCTTTTAAGCCAGATCAGAAAATGTTCCATATGATGATTTACATGTATAAGAAAGCTGGGAATTCTGGTCAGGCTCGTAGGATTTTTGCTCTCATGGATGAGAGAGGAATCCCTAAATCTGCAGTCACATATAACAGCCTAATGTCATTTGAAACTGATTATAAGGAAGTCTCGAGAATCTATGACCAGGTATATGACATAAATGCGTATACCTTTTTTCTATCTATTTAAATAATCTGCAGCCCTTGTGTGATTTTATATTACCATTTTATATATTTCTTTCTTGATTTTATTGACAGAGCATAAATTTAAGGAAAAATATATATTACGTTGAGACTTGTCTAACATGGATGTCTTGATTCttgaaatttttttgataaaggTTTATAATAAAAATGTGCTTATTTTTAAGTGCCTTTGTGGAAATTAGTATAGAAAAAAATTGGTAGCTGAAAGAATAATGATACAATGAAATTAACTATGATTCCTCCTCttggttatgtttttattttgccCTGGTGGAAATTTTCAATGCAGATAGGAATACCATATGTTACATGACGAAACGTCAAATTATCTGCTAGCAAATCATGTTTTTCTTTACAAGATCTAATGGTAGAGTTTATAGAAGAAAATATGGTTGTCTTCCAGAGGGTTTCTTTCTATTGTGCTTACAATGGAACTGATAATGATATTCATCCCAGATGCAAAGAGCTGGAGTAAAACCTGATGTTGTTAGCTATGCGTTGCTTGTAAGTGCTTATGGAAAggctagaagagaggaagaagcatTGTCAGTTTTTGAGGAAATGCTTGATGCTGGTGTCAGGTGTTCATTTTCTTCCTTGTGATTTCTTTATGTTGCTATTTTATAGATCTTACCAGCCAATTGATCCATTATTGAAATAGTAAATTCTTTTCCTTGAGGCATCAGTTTGAGAAGTTATTATTTCTACTTGAAATATAGAAGCTTGCTGGATATAGACATATAGTTGGTTATTCTGGATTTATGTTCTTCCTTGGTTTAAAGATGGTTAAATGCTTTCACTGTGCAAATAACTTCCACCAAATAAAAGGACAACTACACAGTTGACATTCTTGGGTTATTGTATCACTCGTATGGTTGGACTTTGATGGAGTAGGCCTGTTTGATCATTATTGGTTGATCaatcatttattattttttcatagaTTCATATTcagttatatattatttttttcatcattctTTGGGTTATCCCAGTTTACTACCCCTTTGCTAAAACAAATTCAGGATAGTTGCCTAGATTTTCTTTTATATACACCTATATAGATTGCTGTTCAATGATTGTGTAAAGTATAAATATAAACAGTTACTGCAAAAGGGTCTTAGTAGATCAGACATGAGGTTCCTTACCAATTCATATATATAGTCTATCCGTTGCACGCATGTCTAAACTTAACACGCAAAATGGTTTTTGTAACCTGAACCCTAGAATTCCTAGATCATAATGTACAAATGGAATGGTAATATTTAATTGCTAGATTCTCATGATCTCATAGAGAGATTCTTCAAATGtattgggaatacaatcaaagtccacAATGGAAagacatgaaaaagatcatgggtttaaaagatgaaagatatctctattagtatgagtagagctcaaaaataaaaccataagaGCTTAGGTccaaaatggataatatcattgaagatatgtgaattcttttggtcccaacaaatggtatcagagtcatggtccaaaCCGGTTGTCATGTGGGGTGTCCTTGAACAAAGTTAGGGAGACTCGGAACAAGTTAAGAGTGGCTGGATGCTTGTGGGaaggcccggagcaggtcaagagtCATTGGAtgtggatgcttgcggggaggcttgagcaggtcaagagtgattgGATGCGGATGCTTGCTAGGAGGtccggagtaggtcaagagtaatcagatgcttgtggggaggctcggaccatgagagtaatggtgGCCCTTCGTTTGATGGGAGGATTGTtggaaatacaatcaaagtcccacgTTAGAAAGACATGGAAAAGATTATGGGTTTAAaagatgaaaaatattttcattggtatgaggtcttttggataaatccgaaaaacaaaaGTATGAGAGCTTagactcaaagtggacaatatcatatcattatagagATACGTGAATTTTTTTGGTCCAACAAGATGTATGCCTAAATTTTAACCGAGTAAGAGGAGAGAGAGCATAATTCTTCATATGTATTCCTAAAAGTTTAAATGGCTTAAAAATATATGGGCTAATGCTTTGTGTATTCCTTGGCTTGAGCGACTGTTTGTTTCTTGCAGATTGCAGTTATTTGTAAAGTTTCATTTTGGTTTAATCCATTATTTTCATGCATCCTACATCTGCTTTAATCCCTTACTTCTTGGCACATTTTTTTATCCTGTGATTTCTATTGGAAGTTAAATCAGTCGTTTTTTCCCCTCCAGGCCAACACGGAAAGCTTATAACATTCTGCTTGATGCCTTCGCAATATCTGGAATGGTAGACCAAGCTCGGACAGTCTTCAAGAGTATGAGGAGAGAGAAGTATGAACCTTCCTCTAACTCATCAAACTTGTCATTGCAAATAAAGGAAACaagattttatgtttttttttaaacaaaaaatatatTGCAGGTACAATCCTGACCTTTGCTCCTATGCAACCATGCTATCTGCTTATGTAAATGCATCTGATATGGATGGGGCTGAGAAGTTCTTTCGCCGGATTAAAGAGGATGGTTTGAAACCAAATGTGGTTGTCTACGGAACCTTAATGAAAGGCTATGCCAAATTGAATAACCTTGAGAAAGTATTACGCGTATACGAGAGAATGAATTTGCAAGGCGTTGAGGCCAATCAAACCATCTATACCACCATCATGGATGCCCATGGCAAGAACTCTGATTTTGGAAGTGCTGTCGTATGGTTCAAAGAGATGAGTGCCCATGGGCTCCCACCTGACCAGAAAGCAAAGAATATACTTCTGTCTTTGGCTAAAACGGCAGAAGAGAAGATTGAAGCTAATGAGCTGGTGGGTAATGCTAATGTTAGTTCAAACGATTCACCAAATGAACAACTTAAGTTTCTTGGTAGTGAAGAGCATGGAAATCAGATCAATGATTCAGAAATAAAACATCCTGAAAGATTCGAAGCTGCTTTTGATCAATCAGAGGTAAACAGAAATGAGTTAACTGACATAGGTGACGATAATGATGATTATGAAGAGGGAGTTGCAGGGCGAGTGCACGAGGAAGCATGCGAGATTGATTTTGTTTCATTGAAAAGAGAAAAGAGCCGTTATTCAGAAGAGGCTTGTTAAAATAAAAACCGATTGTAATATTCCTATTACCAATTTATTATTGGCATTATTGGGTCGATATTTTCTGTTTGTTTATCAATGAACGAGCAAGAGGCTTCGAGCATTAACATCACACGTCCTTTTCAGGAAACAACCCTCTGGTTCAGCCAGTTGATGTGGCTCAAGAGAGGGGTTGTACTGTAGAATACGCTCGCAGGCTTGGCCAACAAACTTTACATCAGGTGAGAACAAGAGCAAACCAACCAAAGCTATCTGGCTCGGTTGGGTCCTGCTAAGGCTTTCTCCCTTAGCCCACTGCCTCGCTAATGTGATAGTAGCAGTTGTTGCTCATTTTTCAATGCCAGGTTAGGGGGGAACAATTAATTGTAAGGACGAGGGTCTAGAACGATGGCGCATCTACTGCCCCTTCCCTTGACTTTATGCCTGCGGGGGCAACAACTAGAAAGGCAGCTGGAGAACAAGATGGCATTCGTGGTTGTTCTTTCTGCATTGTTTTGTAGCAACTAGTGGGAACAGTTGAGCTCCAAATGTTCAAGCTTAGAAAGATGAAGAGGTGTCTATTCATCTTCATCTTTCTCCATTGAATGTCATCAAAGTATCGATTTGTAACTGATGCTTGCTTTCTATTTATACTAACGTCCAACAGCAATCGGAAAAATCAGGATGTGTGCGACGGTGATCAAAAGAAAACGTCCTGTGGTCAAGATTAGGTTCGTGAAAGATTCTGAGGAGGTTCCAAACGGTGATCTTCTCAGCGACAGTAGCAGCGTCTTCGCCGGCATCTTCCTCGATTTCTTCTCGAGATATCACAGTGAGTGTTTACAGTTTTATTTCCTCTTTATTTCATGCATATAATAGGTTATAATGCTATCAGAGCGATGTCTAATGCATGAAACTTATCTCTTCGTCTGAAAAATATCTCTGTTGTCATCGTTATGCAAGATCGTAACTGGGTCGCGATTTACTACCGTTGTCAAGCCCTGAGAGGTTGTTGGCTATCGGCTTCCGTGGCTGGAAAGTGCCAACGACCATGTCGAGAGGTTGACAATCGACAATCACGACAGAAGAAGAGAGTGTCGCGGTCGTgacagagaagagaagaagtttaatcgattaaactaATCAATTAAAACATATCTTAATCGAATTAAAGTATGTGTAATCGATTAAACTGATGAAGCACAATAAATCTATGTAATCGATTGGTATAATCGATTAAAAGAGGATAAACAGTATTTATTACAGTTCATCCATCAAATACGGGTGTCTTGCGAAAAACTtcgattttattaaattaaaaaaaggaaaagaacaaatTCTTCTCAAAAAGACGtaaagattaaattttaattaaatatattaattaattaattaattaattaaatgcatatagaaatatattattaattaataaatatatatttaattaatttatagttcAATTAATTATAAATTGAACTAGATCAACTTGTCCAATCAAACCCAGGTCtgatttaaatcattagttgatttaagcagaccgATTTGATCTAGTTTAAAATCATTTGTTGATTTAACCAGatcagtttattattgaattaattggggtggttttgattacataagttgggctgatcaaataCGACCAGATTAATTCTAAtatgtcagatttgatcaaaaagattagatttgttctaatggatcagacttaatccaatgggcattagattgatcaaatggacctaagttttaacaataagtctgaaattaacttaaaatgGGTTAGATATAAATCAGAACAAACATAGATAAAACATCCatttccaattagattagttctgacTGGAAAATAGACCGAACATAGGAGCTAGTCAAAAGATccaatgtgtcagtcacatgagactccccaaataaagaaaatttatttttcttatttgcttgtGTATTCTGTATATATGtgttctatatgtgggaattAAATATGACCGATTTTGTTACTGGTTTgtcagttttgtactgacatcattATTTTCAATTTCAGATACCACGAACAATATACACGATGATTGGTTGCTATGAAAGACGGCATGAGCTTTGGGAGGAAATCAAGAAACTGGAATATGACCCGGATCACAGAGTCGGTTGGCTTATTGGTCAGCTCGATTGGCTGTTCtggaaactcgagcgagaagGGTATCCAGTCCAGGACAAAAGAAGAAGATAGGCTCTGGTTTATTCACGAATATCTTAAGCAGTTAACATTCCAGCTATGGGATGATTCTGAAgggcacatctcatattcagagatgtgcaaACAGTTACTTCAATTGGAATGGGGTCCTGAAGAATCTGAGGAGaatccagaaatggatcctgaaTATTTTGAAGAGGATCCAAGTCATGCAAAATTTGAGGACGATCTGGAAATGGACCTCAAAGAATTTGAGGAGGATCTagaaatggatcctgaagattttgagaaagatctagaaatggatcctgaagattttgaggaggatccagagatggatcctgAGGAGAatctagagatggatcccgaAGAATCGGAGGAGGATCCGGAAGAGTGTGTCGAAGATCCAGAGATGAATCTGATGGATATATCTGAGGTTGATCCACCCATCATCGAGTCCAGGATGAACGAGATACAAATGCCCATTGCACTAGCATTTATCTTAGTGGGAGTGGTGCTAGCTTATCTATGTTACTAGTGTTCTATTTActatcgttatgtacgaacagtattAGCCCATTTAGTTTTTGGGTCATGTAATAATTCTTGTTGTGTACGAATAGATAtataaaagttatgttatatgttaacaaacttgaaaacgattagttcatttcatgattcgTTCAT
This window of the Zingiber officinale cultivar Zhangliang chromosome 3B, Zo_v1.1, whole genome shotgun sequence genome carries:
- the LOC121967825 gene encoding pentatricopeptide repeat-containing protein At3g59040-like isoform X2; the encoded protein is MEAISPRSLLSFSSQLCKPRMRVAGIPQPQNIKVKRSFEIICHAMLAPRKHMQRKKVEVYKDAADAANQRNWRKLMAEIEELGSAVPVLKTRRAKEDALPRDLVLGTLVRFKQLKKWDIVSEILEWLRTQHWWDISVMDLLMLITAYGKLGDFNRAERVLRMQLSGPDPSPITYQIILKTFVEGDMFKEAEAVFESLLKEERSSFKPDQKMFHMMIYMYKKAGNSGQARRIFALMDERGIPKSAVTYNSLMSFETDYKEVSRIYDQMQRAGVKPDVVSYALLVSAYGKARREEEALSVFEEMLDAGVRPTRKAYNILLDAFAISGMVDQARTVFKSMRREKYNPDLCSYATMLSAYVNASDMDGAEKFFRRIKEDGLKPNVVVYGTLMKGYAKLNNLEKVLRVYERMNLQGVEANQTIYTTIMDAHGKNSDFGSAVVWFKEMSAHGLPPDQKAKNILLSLAKTAEEKIEANELVGNANVSSNDSPNEQLKFLGSEEHGNQINDSEIKHPERFEAAFDQSEVNRNELTDIGDDNDDYEEGVAGRVHEEACEIDFVSLKREKSRYSEEAC
- the LOC121967825 gene encoding pentatricopeptide repeat-containing protein At3g59040-like isoform X1, which encodes MEAISPRSLLSFSSQLCKPRMRVAGIPQPQNIKVKRSFEIICHAMLAPRKHMQRKKVEVYKDAADAANQRNWRKLMAEIEELGSAVPVLKTRRAKEDALPRDLVLGTLVRFKQLKKWDIVSEILEWLRTQHWWDISVMDLLMLITAYGKLGDFNRAERVLRYMNKKGYSPSVISHTALMEAYGRSHQYRKAESIFRRMQLSGPDPSPITYQIILKTFVEGDMFKEAEAVFESLLKEERSSFKPDQKMFHMMIYMYKKAGNSGQARRIFALMDERGIPKSAVTYNSLMSFETDYKEVSRIYDQMQRAGVKPDVVSYALLVSAYGKARREEEALSVFEEMLDAGVRPTRKAYNILLDAFAISGMVDQARTVFKSMRREKYNPDLCSYATMLSAYVNASDMDGAEKFFRRIKEDGLKPNVVVYGTLMKGYAKLNNLEKVLRVYERMNLQGVEANQTIYTTIMDAHGKNSDFGSAVVWFKEMSAHGLPPDQKAKNILLSLAKTAEEKIEANELVGNANVSSNDSPNEQLKFLGSEEHGNQINDSEIKHPERFEAAFDQSEVNRNELTDIGDDNDDYEEGVAGRVHEEACEIDFVSLKREKSRYSEEAC